A part of Lutra lutra chromosome 2, mLutLut1.2, whole genome shotgun sequence genomic DNA contains:
- the PNMA2 gene encoding paraneoplastic antigen Ma2 yields MALALLEDWCRIMSVDEQKSLMVMGIPVDCNEAEIQEVLQETLKSLGRYRLLGKIFRKQENANAVLLELMEDTDVSVIPNEVQGKGGIWKVVFKTPNQDTEFLERLNLFLEKEGQTVSGMFRALGHEGVSPATAPCVSPELLAHWLGQAMAHAPQPLLPMRYRKLRVFSGSAVPAPEEEPFEIWLEQATEIVKEWPVAEAEKKRWLMESLRGPALDLMHIVQADNAAISVEECLEAFKQVFGSLESRRTSQVKYLKTYQEEGEKVSAYVLRLETLLRRAVEKRAIPRNIADQVRLEQVMAGANLSEVLWCRLRELKDQGPPPSFLELMKVIREEEEEEASFETENTEEPNEGDGYGRWDHEAED; encoded by the coding sequence ATGGCACTGGCCCTGTTGGAGGACTGGTGCAGGATCATGAGCGTGGATGAACAGAAGTCACTGATGGTTATGGGGATACCAGTGGACTGTAATGAGGCTGAGATTCAGGAGGTCCTCCAGGAGACTTTGAAGTCTCTGGGCAGGTATAGACTGCTTGGCAAAATATTCAGGAAGCAGGAGAATGCCAATGCGGTCTTACTAGAGCTTATGGAAGATACTGACGTCTCGGTGATCCCCAATGAGGTTCAGGGAAAGGGGGGGATCTGGAAAGTAGTCTTCAAGACCCCTAACCAAGACACGGAATTTCTTGAACGACTGAACCTATTTCTGGAAAAAGAGGGACAGACAGTCTCGGGGATGTTCCGAGCCCTCGGGCATGAGGGAGTGTCCCCGGCCACCGCGCCCTGCGTATCACCAGAGTTATTGGCGCATTGGTTGGGACAGGCGATGGCACATGCCCCGCAGCCTCTGCTGCCCATGAGATACCGGAAACTGAGAGTGTTCTCAGGGAGTGCCGTGCCTGCTCCCGAGGAAGAGCCCTTTGAAATCTGGTTGGAACAAGCCACTGAGATCGTCAAAGAGTGGCCGGTAGCggaggcagaaaagaaaaggtggttGATGGAAAGCCTGCGCGGCCCTGCCCTGGACCTCATGCACATAGTGCAGGCAGACAATGCGGCCATCAGCGTGGAAGAGTGTTTGGAGGCATTTAAGCAAGTGTTCGGAAGCCTGGAGAGCCGCAGGACCTCCCAGGTGAAGTACCTGAAGACCTatcaggaggagggggagaaggtcTCAGCCTACGTGTTGCGGCTAGAAACCCTGCTCCGGCGAGCGGTGGAGAAAAGAGCCATCCCCAGGAATATCGCAGACCAGGTACGCCTGGAGCAGGTGATGGCGGGAGCCAACCTCAGTGAGGTCCTTTGGTGCAGGCTGAGGGAGCTGAAGGATCAGGGCCCGCCTCCCAGCTTTCTTGAGCTAATGAAGGTAATccgggaggaagaggaggaagaggcctcTTTTGAAACCGAGAATACTGAAGAGCCCAATGAAGGGGATGGCTATGGCCGCTGGGATCACGAGGCAGAGGACTAA